One Flavobacterium cerinum genomic window, TTTCAGCACATAACTTTGCGTAACCCGGAACAGCGTTTAATCCGGTTCCGATAGCCGTTGCGCCCATATTAATTTCAAAAAACAAAGCTGAATTCTGATTTAATCGTTCGATTTCTTCTTCCAGATTCGCCGCAAAAGCTTCGAATTCCTGTCCTAATGTCATCGGAACGGCATCCTGCAACTGTGTACGTCCCATTTTCAATACCGATTTAAATTCTTCTCCTTTTTTACGGAAAGAAGCAATCAATAATTTTAAATGGCCGATCAATTTAACATTCGAATTAATTGCAGCCAGCTTTATCGAAGTCGGATATGCATCATTAGTTGACTGAGAAAGATTAACATGATCATTCGGTGAACAATACTGATATTCCCCTTTCTGATACCCCATTATTTCCAGTGCTCTGTTAGCCAATACTTCATTAATATTCATATTGGTTGATGTTCCGGCTCCGCCCTGTATCATATCGACAGGAAATTCTTTATCAAATTTCCCTTCAATCACTTCTTTAGCCGCTGTAACTATAGCATTTTTTATTTTTTCATCCAGTAAACCAAGTGTAAAATTGGTTTCGGCCGCTGCCCATTTTACATAGGCTAACCCTTTAATAAACTCCGGATACTGAAATAACCGAACTCCTGAAATATGGAAATTATCAATTGCGCGTTGGGTTTGAATCCCGTAATATGCCTTTTCAGGAACATTTAAATCCCCTAACAAATCGTTTTCAAGTCTATACATTGTAAGATAATTTTTGAATTACTACATTTTAAAGATACTGCTTATTTTAGAGATTTTGCTTTGCCTTTCGTTAAATTTAAAACAAGATCCAACAAAAAACCACAACCGTTTCACAGTTGTGGTCGTTTAACCTTATTTTGTTTTAAAATGACCTAGCGCCATTTTTTAGTTTCTTCAAATACATGCTCTAGTATTAACTGGTCTTGTTCCGTAAAAGGTATATTACGTCTGGACATAACCGTTTTCGCAGTTGCAAACGCTTTTTCAGGTATATATTCGGTAAATCCGTCAGCTCCCCCCCATGAAAAACTCGGAATAAAGTTTTTCGGAAAACCGCCGCCGTAAATATTAGCACATACACCTACCACCGTACCGGTATTAAACATGGTATTAATTCCGCATTTACTGTGATCTCCCATCATCAGACCGCAAAACTGCAATCCTGTCTTAATCATTGCTTCTGCTTCATAACTCCACAATTTCACCTCTTCGTAGTTATTCTTCAAATTGGAATTATTACTATCAGCGCCCATGTTACACCATTCTCCTAAAACAGAATTCCCTAAAAATCCGTCATGTCCTTTATTAGAATACGCAAACAATACCGAGTTAC contains:
- the aspA gene encoding aspartate ammonia-lyase; translation: MYRLENDLLGDLNVPEKAYYGIQTQRAIDNFHISGVRLFQYPEFIKGLAYVKWAAAETNFTLGLLDEKIKNAIVTAAKEVIEGKFDKEFPVDMIQGGAGTSTNMNINEVLANRALEIMGYQKGEYQYCSPNDHVNLSQSTNDAYPTSIKLAAINSNVKLIGHLKLLIASFRKKGEEFKSVLKMGRTQLQDAVPMTLGQEFEAFAANLEEEIERLNQNSALFFEINMGATAIGTGLNAVPGYAKLCAENLAKISGHPFVSAPNLIEATPDTGSYVIYSSALKRMAIKISKICNDLRLLSSGPRCGLNEINLPPMQPGSSIMPGKVNPVIPEVMNQVCYRVIGNDLTVTMAAEAGQLQLNVMEPVLTYAIMESMELLANGMDTLRMKCVDGITANVEHCREMVLHSIGIVTALNPYIGYKNSTKIAKEALESGKSVYNLVLEHNILSKEQLDDILNPENMLAPKG